Below is a genomic region from Cherax quadricarinatus isolate ZL_2023a chromosome 64, ASM3850222v1, whole genome shotgun sequence.
GACAAATAACACCTTTAGTACCTCAGTTGCAAACTGGGGAAGCACAACTCCCTAAAAAAGAAACCGAGTTTGTTTCTAAAGGTAATGAATCTTGCAAAGAACGGCAAAAGGAAGATTTATGGTGTATTCATTGTAGGATAAATCAGTTTGCTAGTGAAAAAGAATTTGAGGCCCATCATTTGGGCCACGTTCGTCAAAAAACCTTAAAAGTGCGACTAAGACGCCTAACAGCAGCAGAGCTGAAGCGGGCCAAGGTGGAGCCTGGTAGAAAGAGGAGGCGGTCAAGTATCAAGCTGAAGCTCAAAATTTCCAAAGTGGGTCGAGGTCGTGGACGTAAGCGAAGAGAGGTACAAATTGTTAATAACGAGGGCATGAGTGAGAACCACAACAGTTTTCAGGAACAACACAGACTGGAAGCTGAAGCTCGAGAGCCAGAGGTGGCGGATGGTACAGAAGAGAGTAGGGTTCCTGAGGAGAAAGAAGAAAGTGGAGGTGACAGTGAAGGAGACCGTGAAGCCAGTGGATCACCCTCAGAACAAAGGGACACTGAGGACCAAGTAGAACAGAATCTACCGTCTGGGCATGACGACTTGGATAGTGGCAGGGAGCAGGATTacgagcaggaggagcaggattCTCAGCAAGACGATTCTGAGCAGCAGGAACAAGAccaagagaaagaggaagaggctgCTTCATCACAACAAAAGGAAACGCAGGGAAATTATCAGGAAGCCTCTGGTAGTGCTGACCAAGCTGAAAACAGCAGTGGTAGTTTTAACGCCGGCTTTGGTGAACAAGAGCTCGGATTTGGTAACGCTGGGTCAAGTGAAGCTCCGCCTTCAACTTATCAACCCCAGTTTGAATCATTCCCTACCAGTGATTGGTTCAGTGAATACGAGTCTGGATCACGAATAGCTGCTGCAATGGCAGGAGCAACAGCTGCAGAGAGTGCAAGTGAGAGCAGTGCTTGGGCAGGTGGAACAGAGGGAGCAGCTGATCCTGACTACTCTTCAGCTGATACCCCCCCAGAAAAGGAGTCCTCCAGTCATCCTGTTAATGGTGGGgaaagtgagggtgatggagaagATGGGTTATTTAGTCAAGCAGTGTTGGGTCAGGAATCCCCAGAGAAGAATGATCGCCAGGGTAGCTTCGAACAACTGTGTCTTAATGACTCTTTCAGTGTCCAGAGCCAGGACAGTAATGAAGAGCAATCTCAAGAACAACAGGAAGATCAGTCAGAGCTTTCACCAccacaggaacagcagcagcagcaacagcagcagcagcaagcttcTGGTGTTGCAAGTGACTTGTTATCAGAACTTGAATACTTAAATAATAGTGGTCAGTCATCACAAGATTCACAGCCAGACTCTCAACCAGGCTCACAGCCAGGCTCACAGTCAGGCTCACAGTCTGGGCAGGTGGATGGCTCACCACATAGTGGAGGCCCCTCACCTCATAGTGGAGGGCCTGCCACTCCTTCTCACCTTAGTTCTCGAGGTTCTAACTCTGGCACACCCACATCCTCTGGTGGgcagcctacaccaccaccctcagacaCATCTTTTAGAGCATTAGCTACCAGTCCTGTCACCAGTCCTACTCAACAGTcaacttcaccatcacttcacaaAGGTCCAACGCCACCTGCTACATCACCGCTTCAGCAGTCACAACAGCTTTCACCTCAAAGCGGTGATCAGCAGGCTGGAGTGCCTCGACTCACAATAGCAAATAACCTCATGGCTCCAGCGACTAGTGCTCATATGATAGCAACAACAACCGCTAGTCAAGCCACAGTTGGCAGCATGATATCTAGGTATGGCAATCAGTGGTCGCAGAATGCAGCATACAGTGCTGCTGGAAGCTATGGTGCTCTGGCAGGCACAAGTATGGCAAACACGAGCATAGCGGGTCCACTGCGTGCTCCGTTGCCCCCGAGTGTTGCAATGCCATATCGTCCTAGTCCTCCACCACGGGTGAGAGGACGACCGCCTCTCATGGGCCACGTAGGTCGTCCGCCTCTTCATCAGGCAGCACACCTACAGCCGTCAAGAGGACCTGGCCGCCCTCCAACCTCATCaatccttccaccaccacttatgCCAGCACCAGGAGGACGTGGTGGGATGATGCCTCCTTTACAACGTATGCATCAAACAATGTATCCCGGCCAAAGACAGGCTTCCCCTCAACAACAGAGTGCTGCTGGGAAAAGACAGCTGTTAGGTGCTGCTGGTCATTCGCCTAGCAAATCTGCTCGTCGAGAGGACATCAACGTTCCGTCGCGTCAGAAGGATAACGAATGTCAAATTATAGCAGTGGCAAACCGTAGTGATGGACTACCAGTGATATCCAATGTGCAGGGTGGGTCTGCAGCTCCTGGCAGTCAGCACCGTGGCTCAAGTGGTCCAGCAACCACAGAGTCCACTATTAACCTCAGTGATTCCATTACACTAAGTGTACGAGCATCTGGTGGTAAAGATGCATCATCACGTGGTGAAAGAAGTGGCCCAGAGGCTGGGGCTGTTGCCAACCTCCTAGCATCACGAGGTATTACTGTTACACCAGCTGCTGGTGAACGTCAGGATGGTACTGGAGGACGAGATGACCGCCGATTACCTACCGCACAAGAATTGAATTTATCATCGGCCATATCTGTACACCCACCAACACAAAGAGAACGAGAAGGGGGTGGAAGAGAACGAGATAGAGATGGATTTGCTGTACCACAGGCACCTCCAACTCGAGGTGTTTCAAACAGTACTTTAGAACGTCCCCCTCGTCCTCCTACTGTAGATTTAACTCAGGATGTCCCCTCTACAGGTTCTCAGGGCACGCGGCACAAGTGCCACCAATGTGAACGTTCTTTTCCAACAGCAGCTTTGTTATCAGAACATAGTCGTgtgcatcagcaacagcaacagtcccGTATGCCTTTTAAGTGTCACCTTTGCACTGCAGGGTTTTCTACACAAAAAGGGCAACAACATCATTATCAACAATTTCACCAGTTGCATCTTTCTGCTGGAGATGTGGCTATTCCTTTAGTAGACTTGCGTAATCCAGTTAATGTGCAGCGCATGGCGGCCCTTGGAATCCGTTCATTCCTTCCACTGACAAACCTTCAAAAccgaggtgctggtggtgtagttGGTGTACCTATACTAACACTAGAAAATTTGAGAAATGGTCATATGACATTGCAGCAATGGGGTGTCAGTGATGTTCTTTCCTTGGGTCCTGCAAAGACACTTAATATGCCCAGGTAATTGTCAAGGGTGATACGGCACTTTTTTATAAGTTCCAAAGCTAGTGTGTGGGCGTCTGGTGCAATTTAAGACGttccttttttttctttagtTTTGGCACTGATtattagtgagagacagcaaaGGGTGCTGCAGTCCGACGTCACCCTGTATGGACAAATATGCCAATAGGTTTTCTTGTCAAAATGTACAAACTTACTTGAGTGTGCATTCAAAATGCTAGAACTGTAATGTATACGAAAGATCTCCCTATATGTATGTATTTCTGTTCTGGATTGTAGCTATATTTTTTGTTCATACCAATCATTATTTTGACGTTTCTTTGTTTTGGAGTGCCAAAAATATCAGTGACAAGAAGTTGTTGAGTTGTGTAAATTAATTACAGtatgtaaaaaatatatactgtatatattgtatatatttttttttatgtgactGAATAGAATGTTTTGGTAAACCATACAGTATGGCTAATAAATTCATAAAATTATTACACAACTAAAAAGGCATCAATGTGTTTCTCTGCAACTCCATTCCTTGCATGAAAACACCATAGAAGGGAAGACTTGGTTGATATAGCTTACTGTTGTGCAACTAGACTCGGAGCAATGCACTAGTTCTATTCAGTTCTCAAATTAAGAATGCCCCTTTTTTGTATTTTTTACCAAATAATTTGATTTTGTAAAGTGAATGTACAAATCTTTGTATATAGTTTTATATATTTTCTATAAATGTGAAATAAATTAGAATTTAAATTGTTATTCTGATTTTTCCACTGGTCAGAGTACAGTAAAACCTCAATATAATGGCCTTTTGCAATAATTGGCAGAATGCACTTAAGTGAACTTTTCATTTAACTTGTTTAGTTTTTTAAATTTATTGTGGTATCTGTGTAAACTGTGAGTACAGTGCTATATTAATTACACAGTAGAGTGCTTAAGTGCTTTATTTTACTTCTTCTTTTAACATTATTCTGATTTGTCGGTCACTTGCACAATCTCCCCTCCATTAGTCTGTTATATTGAGGGCTTATTGTATAGGATTTATTGAGAAGACGGAAGAAGAAGCACATTAAGAAACTGATGTCTAAAAGATTAGACACAACCACACTTTCCTTTGTATTTATATTTAATTGCCTAATCACACATTTTTTTACCTTTGTTTCCTCTCCTAGGCAGCCATCTATTTGTGGTGGGGATTGTGTGTTGTAGTAAACCCCATGGAATATACTGGCTCGTCTGGGATGCTGTTTTCTGCGGAGACCAGCTAAGAGGTACCAGTACTTTACGTGAGTTGGCTATGCATACAGGCCAGTCTATTTCTCCCACATACCTGGAAATTGCAGATGCAGTACTTTACATGAAAGTTACATGGGATGAGGTGCCCCAATCAACCATAAATATATGCTGGAGAAATTCATGACCATGTGTAGTGAATACTGTCACAGGTTTTTTCTCGGTAGAGAGTCAGGTCCAGGAAATAATTGTTTTGGCATAGTGTGCCAAGTGAAGGATGTAAAGGTATGCAGCCAAATGATATGCAAGAACTCTGACATGATGATGATTATGAACTGCAGAGTTCAATTCCCAGATAGAAGGGAAGCAGGTGACAAGAAAACAGGGAAGAAGAATCTAAACCTAAGCAGTTTATACATACATAAGGTGCTGCATACTAATGGTAAAGAttcagactttttttttatttttactgaaAGGACTTTGCCACATCTAGAAGCACTGGTGTGAGGTGGGCTCTGGACCAAGCAATGATGCCTTATTGTCAGCCGTATAAAGTATTGAAGAATGAAACAGCAGACATGCCTGACAATACCTGAGGGCTCCAGTTACAACTCTGTGTTGACCTCAATCCAGGAAGTACAACCATCCACCTTGACCCAGGAGCCCCCAATTATCTACCTCATCCCAAGAATCCCAACCATCTATCTCATTCCAAAAACCTCATCCATTCACCTCATCCTAAGAACCCCCAACCATCTAATTTGGCCCAGAAGTGCCACAGCAGTCTTCTCCATTGATGTCAAACCCATCATGCATCAACAACAAGAATTTAAGGTAAGAAgtgcagtacagcctctcctcacttaacgatggagttttgTTCCTGAGACCATGTTGTTAAaaaaattcgtcgctaagtgaggagcatactataatggtagtgagtttgtgtcaaccatcattgatattgttttaatgtcacctttgaaccatttataacatttctggcatactgtatttttaaatgtttatcgagtagtgtactgcatattgaaataaacagaatagaggaaatcagctctaatatacattatttaggtatgaatactggtcagagagcccatcgtaagtccgaggtgttggtaaacgagtacgccgctaagtgaggagaggctgtattcacaTTGACTTTGCTTGGTTGTCCTGTGTTCAATATACGTATAATGTATGGTGCATACTTTTTTAATGTACCCATAACATCTGTGCACCTGAACCATTGTAAATTACTACTTTTACTATTTTAGCCAAAGTTCAAATTTGAAGATATACCTGTCACCTTGAAAAATAAAAAGTCAGATGAACATACGTAATCCAATTTTTACCATATAGTATTACTCACTCCACATATATAACATTACCTATACAGTAGCTCTGATATCAGGTCCTTAACCTGTGTCAAACAAAcaacaaaaaacaaacaaaacaaaaaagtttatttctttgcaaaagtttcaatgtgtgtttacatttcataatctgattggtacaaagaaagccactatcatgccgaggcatttcgggcagacttaccCTAATActtagactacttaagtctagacaagcTTCAAATATTCAATATTTGCTCAATTATTCAAACATGGTGGTCTGTGTCACAGCTACACCTACACAGAATGATGAGTTAACCAATTAGCAATTAATTCGTCATTTTTTTAATTCTAAAGTATTTCTATCCTTTCAAAGCACAAGGCTTAGTATGCTTTGAAATTACAAGTGACCCCTTTATTTAATGGATTAATGAGGAGTAGTGGGTGTTTAGTAATGGCGATTGTGTTGGATAGAAATGCTGTGCTGCGATTGTAACAATTATCAATTCTGTTAATAACATGCTATCCATTGTTTCTGGCTTGATTGATCCAGGGGATTTTGTCTCGTATTTCCAAAGTTTCTTGATCCTTAAACTGTGTCTGACGTACACTATGTCAGGGGACCGGACTTTGACGTTTGCTGTAAGGCATTGAATATGCTGCTTGCTACTATTTTAAGTCGTTACTTGCCTGTTTAGTTTGCCTACCACTACCTCACACCTGGAAAAAAATGTAGGCTCATGTGGGTCTACACAGTTCATAGGTAACACTGCCTTAGTAATGTGTCACCACCAGCTTCCCTGCTGGTAACCAGTGTATGGAGCTACCAGGAATATGCCTTATTTTTTCCaaatttattacaatttcatgatacTAATGGTGAAATTCAGCTAAAAACACGCTATGTACTTTTTAACCTAggctccaagtatactccaggatgACCTCAAAAAATGTGACTTCCATGTTATGAAGATTATCACACCCTGAAACAATTGTAATATAAAATTTCTGTGTATATGGTGTTAGAATCAGTAGAATTAAGAAAAAAATTAAGTGACTGCTGCAATTGGGACTATGGAGTTCTGTGTACATTTCAAGTACTAAAACCCTCGAAACACACACATTAACCTAACAAagtagtgtagtgcacagtgatgttataaatggtgcaaaggcgacattaaaacaatatcagagatagTTGAcagaaacccactaccattatagtatgctcctcacttagcgacgaatttgtttacctatgtggtcttaggaatggaactccgtcgttaagtgaggagagactgtattatTTATTGCACACATTTATGCTAATATTGCCATTGAGCGATCTCTCTTTTATTAACCTCTACAGACTATAAAACCATAAGTTTTCCTTTGATTTCAGTTTTCTTTGCATAGTTCTGTTTACAAAAATGGTTGCTTTTAAGTTTAAATCAAAGGTTTACTGAAGTTTGTATTAATGCACTGCAGCAGCATTTTCATGCTTGACTAAACATAGAAGGAAGATTGGAAAGTGGAGGGTGCAAGAAGCCAGACTTTAGAAGCAGGAGTGTTGCAGAAATTAGAGAATTCTTGAATGCAGTGCAGTGGGAAAGGAAACTGGAGGGAATAACAGTGAATGAGATGGTGTATGATGAAAGATACTTGTGCATTACTTTggcatctttattgtggaaaccaTTTATATAAAATGGAGTACATGGTCAGGAAGTGCCAGGAGGCAGAGGACAACTTCATATCTAGATGAAGAACAAGAAACAGAATAGACAGAGAGCCTTTAGTGTAACCAGATTCAGAGGCAAAAGAGAGAAGTATAAGAGCATGAAAAAAACTATAGGAAGCAAAGGACAGATGAGAACAGAGAGGCGAGCAGATTAGCTGGAAATGAACATGCAAGGGTGAAGAGAGGCTCAATGACATTTTGTGAATGACATAGTAACCAAGGCCAAGCCTGAACCAAAACTGCTTCACAGCCAGAtaagaagaaaaacaaaagttaaaACACCATGAGCAATTGGACTGAGGGAGGAGAACATACAGAAAATGACAAGGAAGCCTGTAAAGTGGTAAACAATTGATTTAGAGGGCTTCTCAGTGAAAATGAGCAGTTCCAGAAAGCTCAGGGAAAGAGTACATAAGCAGGTACTGGACATCATACATACAACAGGGGTAGAGGTAAAAGAATTTTTGATGGAGCTGAATACATCAAAAGCGGTGGGTCCTGACTGTCTCACCATGGATTCTgcgagagagagcagcagcactGTCCGAACTGCTAACAATGATCTACGGCAAGTCAGTGAACACAGgtcagagatctggaagacagcaaatgtagtacctgtatttaagaaaggagataggcAGGAGGCATTGAACTACAGGCCAGTTTCATTGACATGTATGTATATCATGCAAGGTAATGGAGAAAACAGTCGTTAAGAGAATGGTAGAGTACTTGAACTGGTTTCATAAACaataaccagcatgggttcagagaTAGCAAGTCTTGTCTTACCAGCCTTTTGGAATTCtatgacaaatggtttttaatacttgacgtgctgttggagtgtgagcaaagtaacatttatgaaggggttcagggaaactggcaggccgacttgagtcctggagatgggaagtacagtgcctgcactctgaaggaggggtgttaatgttgcagtttaaaaactgtagtgtaaagcacccttctggcaagacagtgatggagtgaatgatggtgaaagtttttctttttcgggccaccctgccttggtgggaatcggccagtgtgataataaaaaaaaataatgacaaagttacagtagagagagagagagagagagagagagagagagagagagagagagagagagagagagagagagagagagagagagatggagagagagagatggagagagagagagatggagagagagagagatggagagagagagagatggagagagagagagatggagagagagagagatggagagagagagagatggagagagagagagatggagagagagagagatggagagagagagagatggagagagagagagatggagagagagagagatggagagagagagagatggagagagagagagatggagagagagagagatggagagagagagagatggagagagagagagatggagagagagagatggagagatagatagatagatagatagatggagatagatagatggagatagatagatagatagatggagatagatagatagatagatggagatagatagatggagatagatagatagatggagatagatagatagatggagatagatagatagatagatggagatagatagatagatggagatagatagatagatggagatagatagatagatagatggagatagatagatagatggagatagatagatagatagatggagatagatagatagatggagatagatagatagatagatggagatAGATAGATGGAGATAGATAGATGGAGATAGATggagatggatggatggatggatggattgaATTATCTTGGACTGCAAAATTATTTTGGAACAAAAGCTTGAGAAGCAGGAAAGGACAACTGGGAACATACTCCAGTGGATCAAGGAGGGGGGGGTACCTTAGGATAAGGAAGCAAAGATTGTCCAGGAAGAGAtttcagagtggggaagcgtaaCAAGTGGTGTACCACAAGGATGAGTATTAGGACCAGTGTTGTCTGGTGTGTGAACAACATGTAAAACTGAAAATACAGATATGGATGGGAAAAGGCTGCAAAAttatctggacaagctgcagggtTGGTCAGATAAGTAGCTGTTTGAATTCAGTCCCAggaaatgcaaggttatgaagactGCGGGAGGAACCAGAATacagacaggctgcagacctcatTCAAAGACAAGGACCTGGGAGTAAGCATAGTGCCTACCATATTACCAGAGGCTCGCATCATCTGAATGCTTTATGCAACATATGTCAggctcatcttggagtatgcagcaccagtatggaacccccaCCTGACAAAGCATGTTAAAAAAATGAAGAAAGTAAAGAAGTATGAAGCAatattagttccagagctaaagaaTATGAACTATGAGAAGCAGCTAAAGGAATTGAATGTAATGgccctggaggacagaaggaccagggaAAGAATAtggtaacaacatacaaaatactcagaaatTGATAGGGCAGACAGGAACAGGTTGTTTGAGAGGTAACAAAGAGGTACTCAGTGGCACATCTGGAAGCTAAAACACATGACTCATAGGGATGTTAAGATGTATTTTTCCAGTCTCAGGATGGctgggaagtggaatgaccttgatgaagtggtggaggcagacttcatatatagttttaagaataagtacagtagggcccacGAAGCTGAGAGTGAATCTGGCAAACGGCAAGTTCAGAAGTGGAGCCAGgtgctaagactcgacccctgcaatcacatgtGAAAAGGTGAGTACTCAAAAATATTAAGACCTTTAGACTCCTTGACCCCATGTCCTATGCCTAGATGCTGGTGAAGAACTCTTGGtccaaagaactggagctactctcccTTTTCTTGGACCAAACTGAAAgacttcccatttccaaggtgCTTTGACctctacccctcaagggaggttacttgatgctggtgaggaggtctcttgatctaaggaattggacctgcccttcccttccttgaatcaaaccagAGTGCCTCCCAATTCActaagcactgtatgaccctgtggGTTTTAGCACTCCCCATAAATGTTTTAATattataatccctatgggtttagcacttccttatgaatata
It encodes:
- the LOC128699959 gene encoding AF4/FMR2 family member lilli isoform X3 → MSVFFICSVFLCACSVFPAIFVLRARGDLTRNGAVNHWSYALSEQYQQSYYPQYQYQQYQYHHESYYNQQVYQQQQAYYPQQHQYFSQSSYTAPEPQQQYPVGAQQAGESGQCWECGATFQDVALLRDHLALFHAHVLTYSCRLCPVIFPSQTLLAHHFSSCHVVGDPTASARTQHPVTRQITPLVPQLQTGEAQLPKKETEFVSKGNESCKERQKEDLWCIHCRINQFASEKEFEAHHLGHVRQKTLKVRLRRLTAAELKRAKVEPGRKRRRSSIKLKLKISKVGRGRGRKRREVQIVNNEGMSENHNSFQEQHRLEAEAREPEVADGTEESRVPEEKEESGGDSEGDREASGSPSEQRDTEDQVEQNLPSGHDDLDSGREQDYEQEEQDSQQDDSEQQEQDQEKEEEAASSQQKETQGNYQEASGSADQAENSSGSFNAGFGEQELGFGNAGSSEAPPSTYQPQFESFPTSDWFSEYESGSRIAAAMAGATAAESASESSAWAGGTEGAADPDYSSADTPPEKESSSHPVNGGESEGDGEDGLFSQAVLGQESPEKNDRQGSFEQLCLNDSFSVQSQDSNEEQSQEQQEDQSELSPPQEQQQQQQQQQQASGVASDLLSELEYLNNSGQSSQDSQPDSQPGSQPGSQSGSQSGQVDGSPHSGGPSPHSGGPATPSHLSSRGSNSGTPTSSGGQPTPPPSDTSFRALATSPVTSPTQQSTSPSLHKGPTPPATSPLQQSQQLSPQSGDQQAGVPRLTIANNLMAPATSAHMIATTTASQATVGSMISRYGNQWSQNAAYSAAGSYGALAGTSMANTSIAGPLRAPLPPSVAMPYRPSPPPRVRGRPPLMGHVGRPPLHQAAHLQPSRGPGRPPTSSILPPPLMPAPGGRGGMMPPLQRMHQTMYPGQRQASPQQQSAAGKRQLLGAAGHSPSKSARREDINVPSRQKDNECQIIAVANRSDGLPVISNVQGGSAAPGSQHRGSSGPATTESTINLSDSITLSVRASGGKDASSRGERSGPEAGAVANLLASRGITVTPAAGERQDGTGGRDDRRLPTAQELNLSSAISVHPPTQREREGGGRERDRDGFAVPQAPPTRGVSNSTLERPPRPPTVDLTQDVPSTGSQGTRHKCHQCERSFPTAALLSEHSRVHQQQQQSRMPFKCHLCTAGFSTQKGQQHHYQQFHQLHLSAGDVAIPLVDLRNPVNVQRMAALGIRSFLPLTNLQNRGAGGVVGVPILTLENLRNGHMTLQQWGVSDVLSLGPAKTLNMPR
- the LOC128699959 gene encoding AF4/FMR2 family member lilli isoform X1 — encoded protein: MNSRFDVCSINNRTSNNSSSTSNNSSTSNSNNNLHSGSSSCSSAPPAASRSSDLTRNGAVNHWSYALSEQYQQSYYPQYQYQQYQYHHESYYNQQVYQQQQAYYPQQHQYFSQSSYTAPEPQQQYPVGAQQAGESGQCWECGATFQDVALLRDHLALFHAHVLTYSCRLCPVIFPSQTLLAHHFSSCHVVGDPTASARTQHPVTRQITPLVPQLQTGEAQLPKKETEFVSKGNESCKERQKEDLWCIHCRINQFASEKEFEAHHLGHVRQKTLKVRLRRLTAAELKRAKVEPGRKRRRSSIKLKLKISKVGRGRGRKRREVQIVNNEGMSENHNSFQEQHRLEAEAREPEVADGTEESRVPEEKEESGGDSEGDREASGSPSEQRDTEDQVEQNLPSGHDDLDSGREQDYEQEEQDSQQDDSEQQEQDQEKEEEAASSQQKETQGNYQEASGSADQAENSSGSFNAGFGEQELGFGNAGSSEAPPSTYQPQFESFPTSDWFSEYESGSRIAAAMAGATAAESASESSAWAGGTEGAADPDYSSADTPPEKESSSHPVNGGESEGDGEDGLFSQAVLGQESPEKNDRQGSFEQLCLNDSFSVQSQDSNEEQSQEQQEDQSELSPPQEQQQQQQQQQQASGVASDLLSELEYLNNSGQSSQDSQPDSQPGSQPGSQSGSQSGQVDGSPHSGGPSPHSGGPATPSHLSSRGSNSGTPTSSGGQPTPPPSDTSFRALATSPVTSPTQQSTSPSLHKGPTPPATSPLQQSQQLSPQSGDQQAGVPRLTIANNLMAPATSAHMIATTTASQATVGSMISRYGNQWSQNAAYSAAGSYGALAGTSMANTSIAGPLRAPLPPSVAMPYRPSPPPRVRGRPPLMGHVGRPPLHQAAHLQPSRGPGRPPTSSILPPPLMPAPGGRGGMMPPLQRMHQTMYPGQRQASPQQQSAAGKRQLLGAAGHSPSKSARREDINVPSRQKDNECQIIAVANRSDGLPVISNVQGGSAAPGSQHRGSSGPATTESTINLSDSITLSVRASGGKDASSRGERSGPEAGAVANLLASRGITVTPAAGERQDGTGGRDDRRLPTAQELNLSSAISVHPPTQREREGGGRERDRDGFAVPQAPPTRGVSNSTLERPPRPPTVDLTQDVPSTGSQGTRHKCHQCERSFPTAALLSEHSRVHQQQQQSRMPFKCHLCTAGFSTQKGQQHHYQQFHQLHLSAGDVAIPLVDLRNPVNVQRMAALGIRSFLPLTNLQNRGAGGVVGVPILTLENLRNGHMTLQQWGVSDVLSLGPAKTLNMPR
- the LOC128699959 gene encoding AF4/FMR2 family member lilli isoform X2, coding for MREMSIDCEEECSNIEDIEMVNFTDFELTLRYLFTEFKGDLTRNGAVNHWSYALSEQYQQSYYPQYQYQQYQYHHESYYNQQVYQQQQAYYPQQHQYFSQSSYTAPEPQQQYPVGAQQAGESGQCWECGATFQDVALLRDHLALFHAHVLTYSCRLCPVIFPSQTLLAHHFSSCHVVGDPTASARTQHPVTRQITPLVPQLQTGEAQLPKKETEFVSKGNESCKERQKEDLWCIHCRINQFASEKEFEAHHLGHVRQKTLKVRLRRLTAAELKRAKVEPGRKRRRSSIKLKLKISKVGRGRGRKRREVQIVNNEGMSENHNSFQEQHRLEAEAREPEVADGTEESRVPEEKEESGGDSEGDREASGSPSEQRDTEDQVEQNLPSGHDDLDSGREQDYEQEEQDSQQDDSEQQEQDQEKEEEAASSQQKETQGNYQEASGSADQAENSSGSFNAGFGEQELGFGNAGSSEAPPSTYQPQFESFPTSDWFSEYESGSRIAAAMAGATAAESASESSAWAGGTEGAADPDYSSADTPPEKESSSHPVNGGESEGDGEDGLFSQAVLGQESPEKNDRQGSFEQLCLNDSFSVQSQDSNEEQSQEQQEDQSELSPPQEQQQQQQQQQQASGVASDLLSELEYLNNSGQSSQDSQPDSQPGSQPGSQSGSQSGQVDGSPHSGGPSPHSGGPATPSHLSSRGSNSGTPTSSGGQPTPPPSDTSFRALATSPVTSPTQQSTSPSLHKGPTPPATSPLQQSQQLSPQSGDQQAGVPRLTIANNLMAPATSAHMIATTTASQATVGSMISRYGNQWSQNAAYSAAGSYGALAGTSMANTSIAGPLRAPLPPSVAMPYRPSPPPRVRGRPPLMGHVGRPPLHQAAHLQPSRGPGRPPTSSILPPPLMPAPGGRGGMMPPLQRMHQTMYPGQRQASPQQQSAAGKRQLLGAAGHSPSKSARREDINVPSRQKDNECQIIAVANRSDGLPVISNVQGGSAAPGSQHRGSSGPATTESTINLSDSITLSVRASGGKDASSRGERSGPEAGAVANLLASRGITVTPAAGERQDGTGGRDDRRLPTAQELNLSSAISVHPPTQREREGGGRERDRDGFAVPQAPPTRGVSNSTLERPPRPPTVDLTQDVPSTGSQGTRHKCHQCERSFPTAALLSEHSRVHQQQQQSRMPFKCHLCTAGFSTQKGQQHHYQQFHQLHLSAGDVAIPLVDLRNPVNVQRMAALGIRSFLPLTNLQNRGAGGVVGVPILTLENLRNGHMTLQQWGVSDVLSLGPAKTLNMPR